One part of the Candida albicans SC5314 chromosome R, complete sequence genome encodes these proteins:
- the PPZ1 gene encoding salt homeostasis regulator (Protein phosphatase Z; type 1 family serine/threonine specific protein phosphatase involved in cation homeostasis and cell wall integrity), giving the protein MGSNSSKSAPTLQRSDTNNSTRSTRSNRSIRSRRSISSIKDSQQQQSDSQQQQEEEEEQSQSQQRPQPILSRNNSATSENPILIRRNTNETLQTPNFSDTLSPHSHSQQQQQQPGSPLSTSMNGNTISRTSTNHSIISTTSHKSSSQQSNLPLKKETTTSSLSTNSNTIDIDSLIDKLLNAGFSGKRTKNVCLKNTEIELICASAREIFLSQPSLLELAPPVKVVGDVHGQYHDLIRIFSKCGFPPKTNYLFLGDYVDRGKQSLETILLLLCYKIKYPENFFLLRGNHECANVTRVYGFYDECKRRCNIKTWKLFIDTFNTLPIAAIVAGKIFCVHGGLSPVLNSMDEIRNIARPTDVPDFGLLNDLLWSDPADTINEWEDNERGVSYVFSKVAINKFLSKFNFDLVCRAHMVVEDGYEFFNDRTLVTVFSAPNYCGEFDNWGAVMGVSEDLLCSFELLDPLDSAALKQVMKKEKQERKKST; this is encoded by the coding sequence ATGGGTTCTAATTCATCTAAATCAGCTCCAACATTACAAAGATCAGATACTAATAATTCCACAAGATCTACTAGGTCTAATAGGTCAATAAGACTGAGAAGGTCCATTAGTTCCATTAAAGActcacaacaacagcaatcAGActcacaacaacaacaagaagaagaagaagagcAATCACAATCACAACAACGTCCACAACCAATATTATCACGAAATAATTCAGCAACTTCAGAAAATCCTATATTAATTAGACGTAATACTAATGAGACATTACAAACCCCCAATTTTTCCGACACACTATCGCCACATCTGCATctgcagcaacaacaacaacagccaGGTTCACCGTTGTCAACATCAATGAACGGCAATACTATTTCTCGTACATCTACTAATCATTCAAtcatttcaacaacatctCACAAGTCATCACTGCAACAATCGAATTTACCTCTTAAAAAggaaacaacaacttcatCACTAAGTACAAATTCTAATACTATAGATATagattcattaattgataaattattaaatgcTGGATTTAGTGGTAAACGAACGAAAAAtgtttgtttgaaaaatactgaaattgaattaatctGTGCCTCAGCTagagaaatttttttatcacAACCTTCACTATTAGAATTGGCCCCACCGGTTAAAGTTGTTGGAGATGTTCATGGTCAATATCATGATTTAATTCGAATTTTTTCTAAATGTGGATTCCCACCAAAgacaaattatttatttcttggtgATTATGTTGATAGAGGTAAACAATCTTTAGaaacaatattattattattatgttataaaattaaatacccggaaaatttctttttattacGAGGGAATCATGAATGTGCCAATGTCACTCGAGTATATGGATTTTATGATGAATGTAAAAGAAGATGTAATATAAAGACTtggaaattatttattgatacATTTAATACTTTACCAATTGCTGCTATAGTTGCTGGGAAAATATTTTGTGTTCATGGAGGATTATCACCAGTATTAAATTCTATGGatgaaattagaaatatAGCTCGTCCAACCGATGTACCTGATTTTggattattaaatgatttattatggTCTGATCCGGCGGATACTATAAATGAATGGGAAGATAATGAAAGAGGAGTATCATATGTTTTTTCTAAAGTGGcgataaataaatttttaagtaaatttaattttgatcTTGTATGTCGAGCTCATATGGTGGTTGAAGATGGttatgaatttttcaatgataGAACTTTAGTAACAGTATTTTCTGCCCCTAATTATTGTGGagaatttgataattgggGAGCAGTTATGGGAGTACTGGAAGATTTATTATGttcatttgaattattagatcCTTTAGATAGTGCTGCTTTAAAACAAGTtatgaaaaaagaaaaacaagaaagaaagaaatctACATAA
- a CDS encoding uncharacterized protein (Ortholog of C. dubliniensis CD36 : Cd36_31880, C. parapsilosis CDC317 : CPAR2_702220, Candida tenuis NRRL Y-1498 : CANTEDRAFT_115848 and Debaryomyces hansenii CBS767 : DEHA2E06028g): MPESSQTASSSTTAGASATTGTTGIPLTNFNYYFLLKTENIEPLIDIVNRINKEINDNQNLIHSLCLQIDNHGKFPDTIASSTNTNDNSSTSIDDPLRYLLEEKYNITRSPNLSSTNTTTNLEDYKQSLINDITQLRQLQQSKNLKNRQFLSIIEDYEQELNTFILPNLRNLIINNLDSNKHQKSKKSKTSKDILLIRKQFFMIEKLIYEKYEKYIIRLWKLIKFIKLLNKFMIKLKQQQLKQKQLEMIQEVKELKLQLQEIK, encoded by the coding sequence atgccAGAATCATCACAAACtgcatcatcatcaacaacagcaggtgcatcagcaacaacaggTACAACAGGAATACcattaacaaattttaattattattttttactTAAAACGGAAAATATCGAACCATTAATAGATATAGTGAATCgaattaataaagaaattaatgataatcaaaatttaattcattcattatgtttacaaattgataatcatGGAAAATTTCCCGATACCATAGCATCAAGTACTAATACCAACGacaattcttcaacttcaattgatgatcCATTACGTTATTTACTTGAAGAGAAATATAACATAACCCGGAGTCCAAATCTTAGTCTGACcaatactactactaatcTTGAAGATTATAAACAATCATTAATCAATGACATAACTCAATTACGTCAATTACAACAAagtaaaaatttaaaaaatcgacaatttttatcaataattgaagattatgaacaagaattaaataCATTTATATTACCAAATTTAAgaaatttaataatcaataatttagattcaaataaacatcaaaaatcaaaaaaatcaaaaacatcaaaagatattttattaattagaaaacaatttttcatgattgaaaaattaatttatgaaaaatatgaaaaatatataattcGATTATggaaattaattaaatttattaaattattgaataaatttatgattaaattaaaacaacaacaattaaaacaaaaacaattggaaatgattcaagaagttaaagaattgaaattacaattacaagaaatcaaataa
- the BCR1 gene encoding transcription factor BCR1 (Transcription factor; regulates a/alpha biofilm formation, matrix, cell-surface-associated genes; confers adherence, impermeability, impenetrability, fluconazole resistance; Tup1/Tec1/Mnl1-regulated; mRNA binds She3; Spider biofilm induced): MSGTSQVLQNDSHQSQHASMAYNQRQPMMYPPPPQQQPLHSQNSLPPLPPIPAPSLPPISNNISNGNTNELNNNNQQQQQHGQPPLPPPPINANQQYYAVPPLRAPPPLNTLSSVVNSLPTLTPTLTNATHSTMSSNSSAESSASSSSNSITKPKSKRSSKGRVFQCTGYPGCNMSFTRSEHLARHKRKHTGERPFTCPYCSKNFSRLDNLRQHKQTVHAYETYLTKDNRDSKLLIERSKSKKKLKQQEKKAQQQAQLQAQAQAQAQAQVHMQQHQQNGYNFQPPYPQFHNQYYANNQYQGPQPPPPPAPQQQVPGQQQPQPQQGMPAGYLDPYRQYPPNTTFDPMALPPPPKINAHPQKPLPPLPHQMGGGQEQPSDNVSQQGLKIPDHAFTPKRRPEPLALQHSTHSNENISNEGNINANTNTNMNTVTSSITSDAVYPPPPRSATSAASLTPNLASPLSPLFHQSFSQTTLKSTPDPRGSTITNSSISIKSPMSQHFSILSGNSNYSNNTTNSLPSVSNLPHPNWGSTNGTTGSNGTSGGSYQQNSFHQRQSSVVSDFSIFSNSDNRKDIKSNWLKGVLNDDNNNNNNNNNEQQQQQLQDPKLASPAPTLPPVSSITGGGTSNGNDSMMVDNMENKNDVSQSNVIIDSNNNNGDKMVNKLNFQSIELHDNNNNNTPSIKSTHSTETIQTTMVVVNKSDPPPLSTPTTNTNTNTNSTATTNATGYVSKKPTINNLISQ; the protein is encoded by the coding sequence ATGTCAGGGACATCACAAGTACTTCAAAACGATTCCCATCAATCACAGCACGCATCTATGGCTTATAATCAAAGACAACCAATGATGtatccaccaccaccacaacaacaaccacttCATTCACAAAATAGTTTACCTCCATTGCCACCAATACCTGCTCCATCTTTACCTCCtatatcaaataatatatCGAATGGTAATactaatgaattgaataacaacaatcagcaacaacaacaacatggACAGCCACCActtccaccaccaccaattaatgcaaatcaacaatattatgCCGTGCCTCCTTTACGTGCACCACCTCCATTGAATACTTTATCATCAGTAGTAAATTCTTTACCAACACTAACGCCGACATTAACCAATGCTACACATTCGACTATGTCATCTAATTCATCAGCTGAATCGTCGGCATCAAGTTCATCTAATTCAATAACTAAAcctaaatcaaaaagatcAAGTAAAGGTAGAGTATTTCAATGTACTGGATATCCTGGTTGTAATATGTCCTTCACTAGAAGTGAACATTTAGCTCGTCATAAACGTAAACATACTGGTGAACGACCTTTTACTTGTCCTTATTGTTCCAAAAATTTCAGTCGTTTAGATAATTTACGTCAACATAAACAAACTGTACATGCTTATGAAACTTATTTAACTAAGGATAATCGTGATagtaaattattaattgaacGATCTAAactgaaaaagaaattgaaacaacaagagAAGAAAgctcaacaacaagctCAACTTCAAGCTCAAGCTCAAGCCCAGGCACAAGCCCAAGTTCACAtgcaacaacatcaacaaaatgGGTATAACTTCCAACCTCCATATCCTCAAtttcataatcaatattatgcaaataatcaatatcaagGTCCTCAACCACCCCCACCTCCAgcaccacaacaacaagtacCTGGTCagcaacaaccacaaccacaacagGGAATGCCTGCAGGTTATTTGGATCCATATAGACAATATCCACCAAATACCACTTTTGATCCTATGGCAttgccaccaccacctaaAATTAATGCTCATCCTCAAAAACCATTACCTCCATTACCTCATCAAATGGGTGGTGGTCAAGAACAACCTTCTGATAACGTATCACAACAAGGATTAAAAATACCTGATCATGCATTTACACCTAAAAGAAGACCCGAACCATTGGCATTACAACATTCTACTCATtctaatgaaaatattagTAATGAAGGGAATATTAATGCCAATACCAACACCAATATGAACACGGTGACATCATCGATTACATCAGATGCAGTTtatccaccaccacctaGATCAGCAACTTCAGCAGCTTCATTAACACCTAATTTAGCTAGTCCATTATCACCATTATTTCATCAATCATTTAGTCAAACCACTTTGAAAAGTACACCTGATCCAAGAGGTTCAACAATCactaattcttcaatatcaataaaatcaCCCATGTCAcaacatttttcaatattatcGGGTAATTCGAATTatagtaataatactaCTAATAGTTTACCTTCAGTAAGTAATTTACCTCATCCTAATTGGGGCTCAACAAATGGTACTACTGGTAGTAATGGTACTAGTGGTGGTagttatcaacaaaattctTTTCATCAACGTCAAAGTTCAGTTGTTAGTGATTTTCTGATATTTTCTAATAGTGATAATAGAAAAGATATTAAAAGTAATTGGTTAAAAGGAGttttaaatgatgataataataataataataataataataatgagcaacaacaacaacaactacaagATCCAAAATTAGCATCACCTGCTCCTACTTTACCCCCAGTATCAAGCATAACAGGTGGTGGTACGAGTAATGGTAATGATTCAATGATGGTTGATAATATGGAGAATAAAAATGATGTATCACAATCAAATGTGATAATtgattctaataataataatggtgataaaatggtcaataaattaaatttccAAAGTATCGAACTTCacgataataataataataatactccatcaattaaatcaacacATTCAACTGAAACAATACAAACTACTATGGTTGTAGTGAATAAACTGGATCCTCCACCACTACTgacaccaacaacaaatacaaatacaaatacaaatagTACGGCTACTACTAATGCTACTGGGTATGTTTCGAAAAAACCTAcgataaataatttaatatcacaataa